In the Streptomyces sp. cg36 genome, one interval contains:
- a CDS encoding GNAT family N-acetyltransferase encodes MSPSSRPAPADAPAPDETTEHGRTPDAPAPHGGVEIRNVADAEFTDWLKAVSTGFLRPPVTSESDAVSRRANSDLARTQGAFDGGRCVATFRSFAQELTVVGGAVVPSTAVTNVTVSPTHRRRGLLTRMMANELAAARERGDVVATLIAAEYPIYGRYGFGPAAGVTEWEIEVGRSGLDPRWSGPADGGRIDLVDSAEARKLGPELFERFRPRQPGAVSRDARWWDLATGLVRRDDHPFTEPFWAVHRSASGEVRGLLAYHADETWSDAKQPLNTATVRGLIALTPAAERALWHFVCSVDWITKVRTGARPHDDLLPLLLPDPRAARVVTQADFLWVRVLDVVRALEARTYGAAGTLVLDVTDPAGPASGRYRLTADATGRARCAPTADAPDITLDVSELGTLYLGDESAVRLASLSRLAEHTPGAAPHTDTLFRTSRRPWCPDVF; translated from the coding sequence ATGAGCCCGAGCAGCCGCCCCGCCCCCGCCGACGCCCCCGCCCCGGACGAGACCACCGAGCACGGGCGCACCCCGGACGCCCCCGCCCCCCACGGCGGCGTCGAGATCCGCAACGTCGCCGACGCCGAGTTCACCGACTGGCTCAAGGCGGTGAGCACGGGCTTCCTGCGTCCGCCCGTCACCAGCGAGAGCGACGCGGTGAGCCGTCGCGCCAACAGCGATCTCGCCCGTACGCAGGGCGCGTTCGACGGCGGCCGGTGCGTGGCGACCTTCCGCTCCTTCGCCCAGGAGCTGACGGTGGTGGGCGGCGCCGTCGTCCCGTCGACCGCCGTCACCAACGTGACGGTCTCGCCCACCCACCGCCGCCGCGGCCTGCTCACCCGCATGATGGCGAACGAGCTGGCGGCGGCGCGCGAGCGCGGCGACGTGGTGGCCACGCTGATCGCCGCCGAGTACCCGATCTACGGGCGGTACGGCTTCGGCCCCGCCGCCGGTGTCACCGAGTGGGAGATCGAGGTCGGCCGGTCGGGCCTGGACCCGCGCTGGTCGGGCCCGGCGGACGGTGGCCGCATCGATCTGGTCGACTCCGCGGAGGCCCGCAAGCTGGGCCCCGAGCTCTTCGAGCGCTTCCGCCCCCGCCAGCCCGGCGCGGTCAGCCGCGACGCCCGCTGGTGGGACCTGGCGACCGGCCTGGTCCGCCGGGACGATCACCCCTTCACCGAGCCGTTCTGGGCGGTCCACCGCTCGGCCTCCGGCGAGGTGCGGGGCCTGCTCGCGTACCACGCGGACGAGACCTGGAGCGATGCCAAGCAGCCGCTGAACACGGCGACCGTGCGCGGTCTGATCGCGCTGACCCCGGCCGCCGAGCGCGCCCTGTGGCACTTCGTCTGCTCGGTCGACTGGATCACCAAGGTCCGCACCGGCGCGCGCCCCCACGACGACCTGCTCCCGCTGCTGCTGCCCGACCCGCGCGCGGCCCGGGTCGTCACCCAGGCGGACTTCCTGTGGGTGCGGGTGCTGGACGTCGTACGGGCGCTGGAGGCGCGTACGTACGGGGCGGCGGGCACCCTCGTCCTGGACGTCACGGACCCCGCGGGCCCGGCGTCCGGCCGCTACCGCCTGACGGCCGACGCGACCGGGAGGGCCCGCTGCGCCCCGACCGCGGACGCCCCCGACATCACGCTGGACGTGAGCGAGCTGGGCACGCTGTACCTGGGCGACGAGTCGGCGGTACGCCTGGCGTCCCTGTCCCGCCTCGCGGAACACACCCCTGGGGCCGCCCCCCACACGGACACCCTCTTCCGCACCTCCCGCCGGCCCTGGTGCCCGGACGTGTTCTGA
- the dtd gene encoding D-aminoacyl-tRNA deacylase, with translation MRAVVQRVDGASVVVAGETVGEIAGEGLCVLVGVTHGDTPEKAAQLARKLWSLRILDGEKSCSDVAAPLLVISQFTLYGDARKGRRPTWNAAAPGEVAEPLVDEVVARLRELGASVETGRFGADMRVSLTNHGPFTVLLDI, from the coding sequence ATGCGAGCGGTGGTACAGAGAGTCGACGGCGCGAGCGTCGTGGTGGCCGGGGAGACGGTCGGGGAGATCGCGGGCGAGGGCCTGTGCGTACTGGTGGGCGTCACCCACGGGGACACCCCCGAGAAGGCCGCCCAGCTGGCCCGCAAGCTGTGGTCCCTGCGGATCCTGGACGGCGAGAAGTCCTGCTCGGACGTGGCGGCGCCGCTGCTGGTGATCTCCCAGTTCACCCTGTACGGGGACGCGCGCAAGGGCCGCCGCCCCACCTGGAACGCCGCCGCCCCCGGCGAGGTGGCCGAGCCGCTGGTCGACGAGGTGGTGGCGCGGCTGCGGGAGCTGGGCGCGAGCGTGGAGACGGGCCGCTTCGGCGCGGACATGCGGGTGTCCCTGACCAACCACGGCCCGTTCACGGTGCTGCTGGACATCTGA
- a CDS encoding DUF1416 domain-containing protein, which produces MCGAKAGGPDASTIKPGETTIQGQVTKDGEPVVGYVRLLDSTGEFTAEVPTSATGQFRFYAAEGTWTVRALVPGATADRTVVAQTGGLAEVAIAV; this is translated from the coding sequence ATGTGTGGAGCGAAGGCCGGCGGCCCCGACGCCTCGACGATCAAGCCCGGTGAGACCACCATCCAGGGCCAGGTGACCAAGGACGGCGAGCCCGTGGTCGGTTACGTCCGGCTGCTGGACTCGACCGGCGAGTTCACCGCCGAGGTCCCGACCTCGGCCACCGGCCAGTTCCGCTTCTACGCGGCCGAGGGCACGTGGACCGTACGGGCGCTGGTGCCCGGCGCGACCGCGGACCGCACGGTCGTGGCGCAGACGGGCGGACTGGCCGAGGTCGCCATCGCCGTCTGA
- a CDS encoding alpha/beta hydrolase: MSCEPEGRFHTVDVSSITRGPRRATLRTSDGVSVEARHDPCTGAATDTAIVLAHGFTGSLDRPALRRAAGVFAQSTGVITFSFRGHGNSGGRSTVGDREVLDLAAAVEWARSLGYARVATVGFSMGGSVVLRHAATHTGSTGAHTDAVVSVSAPARWYYRGTAPMRRLHWLVTRPAGRLVGRLGFATRIDSREWDPVPLSPVEAVPLIAPTPLLIVHGDSDPYFPLDHPRMLAAAGPAQLWLEKGMGHAENAAGEELLRRIAQWLSVA; this comes from the coding sequence ATGAGCTGCGAGCCAGAGGGCCGATTTCACACTGTGGATGTTTCCTCGATCACCAGGGGACCCCGGCGCGCCACTCTTCGCACCTCGGACGGAGTGTCCGTGGAGGCCCGGCACGACCCCTGCACGGGGGCCGCGACGGACACCGCGATCGTGCTCGCGCACGGCTTCACGGGGTCGCTGGACCGCCCGGCCCTGCGGCGGGCCGCCGGGGTGTTCGCCCAGTCCACGGGCGTGATCACGTTCTCCTTCCGGGGGCACGGCAACTCCGGCGGGCGCTCCACGGTGGGCGACCGCGAGGTGCTCGATCTGGCGGCGGCGGTGGAGTGGGCGAGATCACTCGGCTACGCGCGCGTGGCGACCGTCGGGTTCTCGATGGGCGGCTCGGTGGTCCTGCGGCACGCGGCGACGCACACGGGGAGCACGGGGGCGCACACCGACGCGGTGGTGTCCGTCAGTGCGCCCGCCCGTTGGTACTACCGGGGGACGGCCCCCATGCGCAGGCTGCACTGGCTGGTGACCCGCCCGGCGGGCCGGCTGGTGGGCCGCCTCGGCTTCGCCACCCGGATCGACTCGCGGGAGTGGGACCCGGTGCCCCTGTCGCCGGTCGAGGCGGTGCCGCTGATCGCGCCGACCCCGCTCCTGATCGTCCACGGAGACAGCGACCCGTACTTTCCGCTCGACCACCCCAGGATGCTGGCGGCGGCCGGACCTGCGCAGTTGTGGCTGGAGAAGGGGATGGGCCACGCGGAGAACGCGGCCGGCGAGGAGCTGCTGCGCCGGATCGCGCAATGGCTGTCCGTGGCGTAG
- a CDS encoding DsrE family protein — MAKKLVLKVTAGADAPERCSQAFTVAAVAVASGVAVSLWLTGESSWFALPGRAAEFELPHAAPLPDLIDSILAGGGTITVCTQCAARRDIAEADLIEGARIAGAQVFVQEAMAEETQALVY; from the coding sequence ATGGCCAAGAAGCTCGTACTCAAGGTGACCGCCGGGGCCGACGCGCCCGAGCGGTGCTCGCAGGCGTTCACCGTGGCGGCGGTCGCCGTCGCCAGCGGGGTCGCGGTCTCGCTCTGGCTGACCGGCGAGTCGTCGTGGTTCGCGCTGCCGGGGAGGGCCGCCGAGTTCGAGCTGCCGCACGCGGCGCCGCTGCCGGACCTGATCGACTCGATCCTGGCGGGCGGCGGGACGATCACGGTGTGCACGCAGTGCGCGGCCCGGCGCGACATCGCCGAGGCGGACCTGATCGAGGGCGCGCGGATCGCGGGCGCGCAAGTCTTCGTCCAGGAGGCGATGGCCGAGGAGACGCAGGCGCTCGTCTACTAG
- a CDS encoding asparaginase, translating to MTTSIPPVLAEVVRSGFVEGHHRGSLVVLAADGSVEFALGDPAAPVFPRSANKPMQAAAVLRAGLDLSGERLALAAASHSGEGFHLDLVRKMLAEHGLTPDDLQTPPDLPLDAVEAETYLAAGHVRDRVTMNCSGKHAAMLAACRLNGWDESGYLDPAHPLQLLVHEAVEAAAGEPVASVGTDGCGAPLMAISLTGLARAFRTFVLAEPGTPERRVADAMRAHPEYVAGTRRPDTWLMREVPGALSKMGAEAVQALALPDGRALAFKVDDGAIRALGPVLARALRRLGVDAPVLDRVADAPLLGGAARVGEIRAAF from the coding sequence ATGACCACCTCCATACCCCCGGTCCTCGCCGAAGTCGTACGCTCCGGTTTCGTCGAGGGCCACCATCGGGGCTCGCTGGTGGTGCTGGCGGCCGACGGCAGCGTGGAGTTCGCCCTCGGCGACCCGGCGGCGCCCGTCTTCCCCCGCTCCGCCAACAAGCCGATGCAGGCCGCGGCCGTGCTGCGGGCGGGCCTCGACCTCTCCGGCGAGCGGCTCGCGCTGGCCGCCGCGAGCCACTCCGGCGAGGGCTTCCACCTCGACCTCGTCCGCAAGATGCTGGCCGAGCACGGGCTGACCCCGGACGACCTCCAGACCCCGCCCGACCTGCCGCTGGACGCGGTCGAGGCCGAGACGTACCTGGCCGCCGGGCACGTCCGCGACCGGGTCACCATGAACTGCTCCGGCAAGCACGCGGCCATGCTGGCGGCCTGCCGCCTCAACGGCTGGGACGAGAGCGGCTACCTCGACCCCGCCCACCCGCTCCAGCTCCTCGTGCACGAGGCCGTGGAGGCGGCGGCGGGCGAGCCGGTGGCCTCCGTCGGCACCGACGGCTGCGGGGCGCCCCTGATGGCGATCAGCCTCACCGGCCTCGCCCGCGCCTTCCGTACGTTCGTGCTCGCCGAGCCCGGGACGCCCGAGCGCCGGGTGGCCGACGCGATGCGCGCGCACCCCGAGTACGTGGCGGGCACCCGCCGCCCCGACACCTGGCTGATGCGCGAGGTGCCGGGGGCGCTCTCCAAGATGGGCGCCGAGGCCGTACAGGCGCTGGCCCTGCCGGACGGCCGCGCCCTCGCCTTCAAGGTCGACGACGGCGCGATCCGCGCCCTCGGCCCGGTCCTGGCCCGCGCGCTGCGCCGCCTCGGCGTGGACGCCCCGGTCCTCGACCGCGTCGCGGACGCCCCGCTGCTGGGCGGGGCGGCGCGGGTGGGGGAGATCCGGGCGGCGTTCTGA
- a CDS encoding FABP family protein — MIEIPSDLNPDLVPLAFLLGTWEGAGVTDFPGAEKANFGQSVTFSHDGRDFLEYVSHSWILDAEGNKVRPLETESGFWRIDKDRKVEVVMVRDQGVVEIWYGELADQKPQIDLVTDAVARTAASGPYTGGKRLYGYVKSDLMWVGEKATPEVELRPYMSAHLKKVVTPEEVAAMARGLGDLPDDGIAFFK, encoded by the coding sequence ATGATCGAGATCCCGTCCGACCTGAACCCGGACCTCGTCCCCCTCGCCTTCCTCCTGGGTACCTGGGAGGGTGCGGGCGTCACCGACTTCCCGGGCGCCGAGAAGGCCAATTTCGGCCAGTCCGTGACCTTCAGCCACGACGGCCGGGACTTCCTGGAGTACGTCTCGCACTCCTGGATCCTCGACGCCGAGGGCAACAAGGTGCGGCCCCTGGAGACCGAGTCCGGTTTCTGGCGCATCGACAAGGACCGCAAGGTCGAGGTCGTCATGGTCCGTGACCAGGGCGTCGTCGAGATCTGGTACGGCGAGCTCGCCGACCAGAAGCCGCAGATCGACCTGGTCACCGATGCCGTGGCGCGCACCGCAGCCTCCGGCCCGTACACCGGCGGCAAGCGCCTGTACGGCTATGTGAAGAGCGACCTCATGTGGGTCGGCGAGAAGGCGACCCCCGAGGTCGAGCTGCGCCCCTACATGTCCGCGCACCTGAAGAAGGTCGTCACGCCCGAGGAGGTCGCGGCGATGGCCAGGGGCCTCGGGGACCTGCCGGACGACGGGATCGCCTTCTTCAAGTAG
- a CDS encoding DUF3099 domain-containing protein, producing the protein MLARRRREYFWMMGGCLVLFVSAWGFVRLWSVPAAVAMCVVAMVIPPVAAMVANRRGPDDRWWDDPSGDPKSDEWWDELDGKKKH; encoded by the coding sequence ATGTTGGCCCGTCGGCGCCGCGAGTACTTCTGGATGATGGGCGGATGCCTGGTCCTCTTCGTGTCCGCCTGGGGTTTCGTACGGCTCTGGTCGGTCCCGGCCGCGGTCGCCATGTGCGTGGTCGCGATGGTGATCCCGCCGGTCGCGGCCATGGTGGCGAACCGGCGCGGCCCCGACGACCGCTGGTGGGACGACCCGTCCGGGGACCCCAAGTCCGACGAGTGGTGGGACGAGCTGGACGGCAAGAAGAAGCACTGA
- a CDS encoding ABC transporter substrate-binding protein yields the protein MSTPGAGPQSPGPVSLTRTSPSAPRPPAARPPAQRAGDHLSAPHDPDLASLRLPELRTLRRQSQSDEADLSYVRRLLHGRIDILRAELARRTGPHTPVVERLSEILADAPSPHRASARHVTLSTPRSAEYRRLAAEMDAEVQLSDLDARTDDELHTAMGRLIRYEQQVSRRRQHLQRTADDCSAEIARRYREGEAQVDDLLI from the coding sequence ATGAGCACTCCTGGCGCCGGGCCGCAGTCGCCCGGCCCCGTTTCGCTGACCCGGACGAGCCCGTCGGCCCCCCGGCCGCCTGCCGCCCGGCCGCCCGCCCAGCGCGCCGGTGACCATCTGTCCGCACCGCACGACCCCGATCTGGCCTCCTTGCGGCTGCCGGAGCTGCGGACGCTGCGGCGCCAGTCGCAGAGCGACGAGGCCGACCTCAGCTATGTGCGGCGGCTGCTGCACGGCCGGATCGACATCCTGCGGGCCGAGCTGGCCCGGCGCACCGGCCCGCACACCCCGGTGGTGGAGCGGCTCTCCGAGATCCTGGCGGACGCGCCCTCCCCGCACCGGGCCTCGGCCCGCCACGTCACGCTCTCCACCCCCCGCAGCGCCGAGTACCGGCGGCTGGCGGCGGAGATGGACGCGGAGGTCCAGCTGTCGGACCTGGACGCCCGCACCGACGACGAGCTGCACACCGCGATGGGCCGCCTCATCCGCTACGAGCAGCAGGTCTCGCGCCGGCGCCAGCACCTCCAGCGGACCGCCGACGATTGCAGCGCCGAGATCGCCCGCAGGTACCGTGAAGGGGAAGCACAAGTAGACGACCTGCTCATCTGA
- a CDS encoding zinc-binding dehydrogenase: MRVAQVEEFGGPEVLVPAELPDPVAGPGEVVVAVDHIDTLFVQTQIRAGAFGDFFDVRPPYVPGGGVSGTVVATGEGVDAAEWTGRRVVAPVEVGSYASLATVPADHLAPVPEGVGLREAAALVHDAVTALALLDLTAVEPGETVLVTGASGGMGTLLVQLARARGARVVAVARGPEKTALVRELGAHTVIDAASPDWPDRAREALGERGADVVLDGVGGALGAAAFALTADAGRFSAHGAPTGAFATVPEAGAARRGIRLLGIADVQLTPTTRASLTTRALTEAAAGRLRPVIGAVFPLERAAQAHEVIEGRGVVGKVMLSA; the protein is encoded by the coding sequence ATGCGCGTGGCACAGGTCGAGGAGTTCGGCGGTCCGGAGGTACTGGTTCCGGCGGAGCTGCCGGACCCGGTGGCGGGGCCGGGCGAGGTGGTCGTGGCGGTGGACCACATCGACACGCTGTTCGTGCAGACGCAGATACGGGCCGGCGCCTTCGGGGACTTCTTCGACGTCCGCCCGCCGTACGTGCCCGGCGGCGGCGTCTCCGGCACGGTGGTGGCGACCGGGGAGGGCGTGGACGCCGCCGAGTGGACCGGGCGCCGGGTGGTCGCCCCCGTCGAGGTGGGCAGCTACGCCTCCCTGGCCACCGTCCCCGCCGACCACCTGGCCCCCGTCCCCGAGGGCGTCGGCCTGCGCGAGGCCGCGGCCCTCGTCCACGACGCCGTGACGGCCCTGGCCCTGCTCGACCTCACCGCCGTCGAGCCCGGCGAGACGGTCCTGGTCACCGGCGCGTCGGGCGGCATGGGCACCCTCCTGGTCCAGCTGGCCCGGGCCCGGGGAGCCCGGGTGGTGGCGGTGGCCCGCGGCCCGGAGAAGACCGCGCTCGTACGGGAGTTGGGCGCCCACACCGTCATCGACGCGGCCTCCCCCGACTGGCCGGACCGGGCCCGGGAGGCGCTGGGCGAGCGGGGCGCGGACGTCGTGCTCGACGGGGTGGGCGGCGCACTGGGCGCGGCGGCGTTCGCCCTGACCGCGGACGCCGGCCGCTTCTCGGCCCACGGCGCCCCCACGGGCGCGTTCGCCACCGTCCCCGAAGCCGGGGCGGCCCGCCGGGGCATCCGCCTCCTGGGCATAGCCGACGTCCAGCTCACCCCCACGACCCGCGCGTCCCTGACGACCCGGGCCCTCACCGAAGCCGCGGCGGGCCGCCTGCGCCCGGTGATCGGCGCGGTGTTCCCCCTGGAACGAGCGGCGCAGGCACACGAGGTGATCGAGGGGCGGGGGGTGGTGGGGAAGGTGATGCTGAGCGCCTGA
- a CDS encoding DUF2993 domain-containing protein, producing the protein MRALRIWLIVAVVLGGLFVAADRIAVNVVESKVADKIKSSQGLKETPDVSINGFPFLTQAMGKEFDEVDVKLGGVTATADGHSVNVTEVHAKLHDVKVNSSYSSATAVRADGSARISYADLTKSAPKGATVGYAGPERAAKGQVKVSGQLADLLEGAGVQVPPSLKVLLAGQTVSAYSTVTTAGGSTVRVRSSELPKLPVPGFDEKLRKAVDYDLKIEGLPRGITLDKVSAVEDGLRFSGTGSNVSLAG; encoded by the coding sequence ATGCGCGCACTCCGGATATGGCTCATCGTCGCGGTGGTCCTCGGCGGCCTCTTCGTCGCCGCGGACCGCATCGCGGTGAACGTCGTCGAGTCCAAGGTGGCCGACAAGATCAAGAGCAGCCAGGGGCTCAAGGAGACCCCCGACGTCTCGATCAACGGCTTCCCCTTCCTCACACAGGCGATGGGCAAGGAGTTCGACGAGGTCGACGTGAAGCTGGGCGGGGTCACCGCGACGGCGGACGGCCACTCCGTCAACGTCACCGAGGTCCACGCCAAGCTGCACGACGTGAAGGTCAACAGCAGCTACTCGTCCGCCACGGCGGTGCGGGCGGACGGCTCGGCCCGCATCTCCTACGCCGATCTGACCAAGTCCGCGCCCAAGGGCGCCACGGTCGGGTACGCCGGTCCCGAGCGGGCCGCCAAGGGGCAGGTCAAGGTGAGCGGGCAGCTCGCGGACCTGCTGGAGGGCGCGGGCGTCCAGGTCCCGCCCAGCCTGAAGGTGCTGCTCGCGGGGCAGACGGTCAGTGCGTACAGCACGGTGACGACGGCGGGGGGTTCGACCGTGCGGGTGCGGTCGTCGGAGCTGCCGAAGCTGCCGGTGCCGGGGTTCGACGAGAAGCTCCGCAAGGCGGTCGACTACGACCTGAAGATCGAGGGGCTGCCCCGGGGGATCACCCTCGACAAGGTGTCCGCCGTCGAGGACGGGCTGCGGTTCTCCGGGACCGGGAGCAACGTTTCCCTCGCGGGGTGA
- a CDS encoding folate-binding protein YgfZ: MQRHSTTSPLLSLPGAVPAEAPDEGVAAHYGDLFREQRALADGRGLVDLSHRGVVAVTGDDRLSWLHLLLTQHVTDLPPNLATEALVLSANGHIEHALYLVDDGTTVWAHVEPGTQGELIAYLESMKFFYRVEVADRTEDFAVVHLPAGSIAEVPEGTVVRETAHGRDLFLPRAELAGYAAAHGPAAGILAYEALRVEAHRPRLGLETDHRTIPHELGWIGTAVHLQKGCYRGQETVARVHNLGKPPRRLVFLHLDGSEVLLPAHGTPLRVAADGEEGRQIGFITTSARHHELGPIALALVKRNVAVDAELLAGSTAAAQEVVVEP; this comes from the coding sequence ATGCAGCGACATTCCACGACGAGCCCCCTGCTGTCCCTGCCCGGCGCCGTACCCGCCGAGGCACCGGACGAAGGTGTCGCCGCGCACTACGGCGACCTGTTCCGCGAGCAGCGCGCGCTGGCCGACGGCCGCGGCCTGGTCGACCTCTCCCACCGCGGTGTCGTCGCGGTCACCGGCGACGACCGGCTGAGCTGGCTGCACCTGCTGCTCACCCAGCACGTCACCGACCTGCCGCCGAACCTGGCCACCGAGGCGCTGGTCCTCTCCGCCAACGGCCACATCGAGCACGCCCTCTACCTCGTCGACGACGGCACGACGGTCTGGGCCCACGTCGAGCCCGGCACCCAGGGCGAACTCATCGCGTACCTGGAGTCGATGAAGTTCTTCTACCGCGTCGAAGTCGCCGACCGCACCGAGGACTTCGCCGTCGTCCACCTGCCCGCCGGTTCCATCGCCGAGGTCCCCGAGGGCACGGTCGTACGGGAGACGGCGCACGGCCGCGACCTGTTCCTGCCCCGCGCCGAGCTCGCCGGATACGCGGCGGCGCACGGCCCGGCCGCCGGGATCCTGGCGTACGAGGCGCTGCGCGTGGAGGCGCACCGGCCCCGGCTCGGCCTGGAGACCGACCACCGCACGATCCCGCACGAGCTGGGCTGGATCGGCACCGCGGTGCACCTGCAGAAGGGCTGCTACCGGGGCCAGGAGACGGTGGCGCGCGTCCACAACCTGGGGAAGCCGCCGCGCCGGCTGGTCTTCCTGCACCTGGACGGCAGCGAGGTGCTCCTGCCCGCGCACGGCACCCCGCTGCGGGTCGCCGCGGACGGCGAGGAGGGCCGCCAGATCGGCTTCATCACGACCTCGGCCCGCCACCACGAGCTGGGGCCGATCGCGCTGGCGCTGGTGAAGCGGAACGTGGCGGTGGACGCGGAGCTGCTGGCCGGGTCCACGGCCGCGGCCCAGGAGGTCGTGGTCGAGCCGTAG
- a CDS encoding Ms5788A family Cys-rich leader peptide, with translation MKRQADLTKRRAVDLCRVAAMLCRPV, from the coding sequence ATGAAGCGACAGGCGGATCTCACGAAGCGGCGGGCAGTCGACCTGTGCCGCGTCGCCGCCATGCTCTGTCGCCCCGTCTGA
- a CDS encoding Fur family transcriptional regulator produces MVTTDWQSDLRKRGYRLTPQRQLVLEAVDVLEHATPDDILTEVRKTAGGVNISTVYRTLELLEELGLVSHAHLGHGAPTYHLADRHHHIHLVCRDCTTVIEADVTVAAEFTAKLCDQFGFTTDMKHFAIFGQCQKCAKEASSTAS; encoded by the coding sequence GTGGTGACCACCGACTGGCAGAGCGACCTCCGCAAGCGCGGCTACCGGCTGACCCCCCAGCGCCAGCTCGTGCTGGAGGCCGTCGACGTACTGGAACACGCGACGCCCGACGACATCCTCACCGAGGTGCGGAAGACGGCGGGCGGCGTGAACATCTCCACCGTGTACCGGACCCTGGAGCTCCTGGAGGAGCTGGGTCTGGTCTCGCACGCCCATCTGGGCCACGGCGCCCCGACGTACCACCTGGCCGACCGCCATCACCACATCCACCTGGTCTGCCGGGACTGTACGACGGTGATCGAGGCGGACGTGACGGTCGCGGCCGAGTTCACGGCGAAGCTCTGCGACCAGTTCGGCTTCACCACGGACATGAAGCACTTCGCGATCTTCGGGCAGTGCCAGAAGTGCGCCAAGGAAGCTTCAAGTACCGCGTCGTAG
- a CDS encoding sulfurtransferase yields MSRSDVLVDADWVEAHIDDPKVAIVEVDEDTSAYEKNHIKNAIRIDWTKDLQDPVRRDFIDQEGFEKLLSAKGIANDTTVVLYGGNNNWFASYAYWYFKLYGHDSVKLLDGGRKKWELDSRDLVDGSQVPARPATAYKAQPQNTAIRAFRDDVVAAIGSQNLVDVRSPDEFSGKLLAPAHLPQEQSQRPGHVPSARNIPWSKNANDDGTFKSDDDLKELYAAEQVDLAKDTIAYCRIGERSALTWFVLHELLGVQNVKNYDGSWTEYGSLVGVPIELGANK; encoded by the coding sequence ATGAGCCGCAGCGACGTCCTGGTAGACGCCGACTGGGTCGAGGCCCACATCGACGACCCGAAGGTCGCCATCGTCGAGGTCGACGAGGACACCTCGGCCTACGAGAAGAACCACATCAAGAACGCGATCCGGATCGACTGGACCAAGGACCTCCAGGACCCGGTCCGCCGTGACTTCATCGACCAGGAGGGCTTCGAGAAGCTCCTGTCGGCGAAGGGCATCGCGAACGACACGACCGTCGTCCTCTACGGCGGCAACAACAACTGGTTCGCCTCGTACGCCTACTGGTACTTCAAGCTCTACGGCCACGACAGCGTCAAGCTGCTCGACGGCGGTCGCAAGAAGTGGGAGCTGGACTCCCGCGACCTGGTCGACGGCTCACAGGTGCCCGCCCGCCCGGCCACCGCCTACAAGGCGCAGCCGCAGAACACCGCGATCCGCGCGTTCCGCGACGACGTCGTGGCGGCCATCGGCTCGCAGAACCTGGTCGACGTGCGGTCGCCCGACGAGTTCAGCGGCAAGCTGCTCGCCCCGGCCCACCTCCCGCAGGAGCAGTCGCAGCGGCCCGGCCACGTGCCGTCCGCGCGCAACATCCCGTGGTCCAAGAACGCCAACGACGACGGCACCTTCAAGTCGGACGACGACCTCAAGGAGCTGTACGCGGCGGAGCAGGTCGACCTGGCGAAGGACACCATCGCGTACTGCCGCATCGGTGAGCGTTCCGCCCTGACGTGGTTCGTGCTGCACGAGCTGCTCGGTGTGCAGAACGTCAAGAACTACGACGGCTCGTGGACCGAGTACGGCTCCCTCGTGGGCGTGCCGATCGAGCTCGGCGCCAACAAGTAA
- a CDS encoding MoaD/ThiS family protein, with protein MAAGTIRFWAAAKSAAGVAEEPYAAATLAEALESVRERHPGELTRVLLRCSFLVDGDPVGTRGHETVRLAEGGTVEVLPPFAGG; from the coding sequence ATGGCAGCGGGAACCATCCGCTTCTGGGCCGCGGCCAAGTCCGCCGCGGGTGTGGCGGAGGAGCCGTACGCGGCGGCCACGCTGGCCGAGGCGCTGGAGTCGGTGCGCGAGCGCCACCCCGGCGAGCTGACCCGCGTACTGCTCAGGTGTTCGTTCCTCGTCGACGGCGACCCCGTCGGGACGCGCGGGCATGAGACCGTACGGCTTGCCGAGGGCGGCACGGTCGAGGTGCTCCCGCCGTTCGCAGGAGGGTGA